In a genomic window of Zingiber officinale cultivar Zhangliang chromosome 9B, Zo_v1.1, whole genome shotgun sequence:
- the LOC122025294 gene encoding oligopeptide transporter 4-like translates to MADVVDVAVEKKSSTAADESMEEEEESPVEEVRMTVATTDDPSMPVWTFRMWTLGLASVCLLSFFNQFFSYRTEPLVITQITVQVAALPLGHFLARMLPTRRFRVPLLGECSLNPGPFNMKEHVLISIFANAGSAFGNGSAYAVGIVNIIRAFYKRSISFHVAWLLIITTQVLGYGWAGVMRKFVVEPAHMWWPSTLVQVSLFRALHEKDAKGCRSISRAKFFVIALISSFSWYLIPGYFFPMITSISWLCWCFPHSVTAQQIASGMSGLGIGAVTFDWSTVASFLGSPLVTPFFAIANVFIGFSLCVYLSIPLGYWGLNMANSKTFPLYSRKLFADNGQRYDIKSIVNSNFELDLEAYERIGRINLSWFFVMTYGFGFAAIASTLTHVLLFYGKEIRDRFRASYAEKPDIHTKLMKKYEAIPGWWFHSLLAMTFVISAILCTVFKNQVQLPLWGLIFACAMAFFFTLPVSIITATTNQTPGINIITEYMWGLIQPGKPIANVCFKTYGLMSMVQAVTFLSDFKLGHYMKIPPKSMFLVQLVGTVIAATINLAVAFLMLGSIENICDSNLLLANSPWKCPNYEIFYDASVIWGLVGPRRIFGPQGHYDSLNWFFLVGALGPVIVWGFHKRFPEKTWIPLINLPVILGAGSMMPASTINYMSWVAVGTVFNFFVYRYRKRWWKRYNYVLSAALDGGVAFMAVLLYFSLNMENRSINWWGSRDDSVNCPLATCPTAKGVVVEGCPVF, encoded by the exons ATGGCCGACGTCGTCGACGTAGCTGTTGAGAAGAAGTCCTCTACCGCGGCGGATGAATCgatggaggaggaagaggagtcgCCGGTGGAGGAGGTTCGGATGACGGTGGCGACGACGGACGACCCGTCAATGCCGGTGTGGACGTTCCGGATGTGGACGCTGGGGCTGGCGTCCGTGTGcctgctttccttcttcaaccaGTTCTTCTCCTACCGGACAGAGCCGCTGGTGATCACGCAGATCACGGTGCAGGTGGCGGCGCTGCCGCTGGGGCACTTCCTGGCGAGGATGCTACCGACTCGGCGGTTCCGGGTGCCGCTGTTAGGGGAGTGCTCCCTCAACCCGGGGCCTTTCAACATGAAGGAGCACGTGCTGATCTCCATCTTCGCCAACGCCGGCTCCGCCTTCGGCAACGGCTCCGCCTACGCCGTCGGCATCGTCAACATCATCAGGGCCTTCTACAAGAGAAGCATCAGCTTCCACGTCGCCTGGCTCCTCATCATCACCACCCAG GTTTTGGGCTACGGTTGGGCCGGCGTGATGAGAAAGTTCGTGGTGGAGCCGGCGCACATGTGGTGGCCGAGCACGCTGGTCCAGGTCTCGCTCTTCCG GGCGCTGCACGAGAAGGACGCGAAAGGATGCCGCAGCATCTCCAGAGCCAAGTTCTTCGTCATCGCCCTCATCAGCAGCTTCTCCTGGTACCTGATCCCCGGCTACTTCTTCCCCATGATCACCAGCATCTCCTGGCTCTGCTGGTGCTTCCCCCACTCCGTCACCGCCCAACAGATCGCCTCCGGCATGAGCGGCCTCGGCATCGGCGCCGTCACCTTCGACTGGTCCACCGTCGCCTCCTTCCTCGGCAGCCCGCTGGTGACCCCCTTCTTCGCCATCGCCAACGTCTTCATCGGCTTCTCCCTCTGCGTCTACCTCTCCATTCCTCTCGGCTACTGGGGCCTCAACATGGCCAACTCCAAAACCTTCCCTCTCTACTCCAGGAAGCTCTTCGCTGATAACGGCCAACGCTACGACATCAAATCCATCGTCAATTCCAACTTCGAACTCGACTTGGAGGCCTACGAAAGGATTGGAAGGATCAACCTGAGCTGGTTCTTCGTCATGACCTATGGCTTCGGATTCGCTGCCATTGCATCCACCCTCACCCACGTCCTCTTATTCTATGGAAA GGAGATACGTGATCGCTTCCGTGCTTCGTATGCGGAGAAGCCCGACATCCACACCAAGCTAATGAAAAAGTACGAGGCCATTCCGGGGTGGTGGTTCCACTCGTTGCTCGCCATGACATTTGTGATCTCCGCCATTCTCTGCACTGTGTTCAAGAATCAAGTGCAGCTGCCTCTCTGGGGGCTCATTTTCGCCTGCGCCATGGCTTTCTTCTTCACCCTCCCTGTTAGCATCATCACAGCGACCACCAACCAG ACTCCGGGCATCAACATCATCACGGAGTATATGTGGGGTTTGATTCAACCGGGAAAGCCCATTGCCAACGTTTGCTTCAAGACGTACGGTCTGATGAGCATGGTTCAGGCCGTCACCTTCCTCTCTGACTTCAAGCTCGGCCATTACATGAAGATTCCTCCCAAGTCCATGTTTCTGGTGCAGCTGGTAGGCACTGTGATCGCGGCGACGATAAACTTGGCCGTCGCGTTCTTGATGCTCGGCTCGATCGAGAACATCTGCGACAGCAACTTGCTGCTGGCGAACAGCCCGTGGAAGTGCCCTAACTACGAGATCTTCTACGACGCGTCGGTGATCTGGGGCCTCGTTGGTCCTCGGCGCATCTTTGGGCCGCAGGGCCACTACGACTCCCTCAACTGGTTCTTCCTCGTGGGGGCCCTCGGCCCTGTCATCGTTTGGGGCTTCCACAAGAGGTTCCCGGAGAAGACGTGGATCCCGTTGATCAACCTGCCGGTGATACTGGGAGCCGGGTCGATGATGCCGGCGTCCACCATCAACTACATGTCGTGGGTGGCGGTGGGGACGGTGTTCAACTTCTTCGTGTACCGGTACCGGAAGAGGTGGTGGAAGAGGTACAATTACGTGCTGTCGGCGGCGCTGGATGGGGGCGTGGCGTTCATGGCTGTCCTGCTCTACTTTTCGTTGAACATGGAGAACCGGAGCATCAACTGGTGGGGATCCAGGGACGACAGCGTGAATTGCCCGCTCGCTACTTGTCCTACGGCGAAGGGAGTGGTGGTCGAGGGATGCCCTGTCTTCTGA